A portion of the Rhinopithecus roxellana isolate Shanxi Qingling chromosome 19, ASM756505v1, whole genome shotgun sequence genome contains these proteins:
- the TMC8 gene encoding transmembrane channel-like protein 8 isoform X6: MGSQAPQPPPTPAEMLPPRSLPSERAPGVPEPEELWEAEMERLRCSGTPVRGLPYAMMDKRLIWQLREPAGVQTLRWQRWQRRRQTVERRLREAAQRLARGLGLWEAALYEIGGLFGTGIRSYFTFLRFLLLLNLLSLLLTTSFVLLPLAWLRPPDPGPALNLTLQCPGSRQSQPGVLRFHNQLWHVLTGRAFTNTYLFYGAYRVGPESSSVYSIHLAYLLSPLACLLLCFCGTLQRMVKGLPQKTLLGQGYQAPLSAKVFSSWDFCIRVQEAAIIKKHEISNEFKVELEEGRRFQLMQQQTQAQRACHLLSYLRVNILIGLLVVGAISAIFWATKYSQDNKEESLFLLLQYLPPGVIALVNFLGPLLFTFLVQLENYPPNTEVNLTLIWCVVLKLASLGMFSFSLGQTILCIGRDKTSCESYGYNACDYQCWENSVGEELYKLSIFNFLLTVAFAFLVTLPRRLLVDRFSGRFWAWLEREEFLVPKNVLDIVAGQTVTWMGLFYCPLLPLLNSVFLFLTFYIKKYTLLKNSRASSRPFRASSSTFFFQLVLLLGLLLAAVPLGYVVSSIHSSWDCGLFTNYSAPWQVVPELVALGLPPIGQRALHYLGSHAFSFPLLIMLSLVLTVCISQTQANARDIHRLRKQLVWQVQEKWHLVEDLSRLLPEPGSSDSPGPKSPGSQASRPRSFCPGFPCPGSPGPRAPPPGPSVVGAAGLRSTCPGPHGTPASARRFRFPSVAEL; the protein is encoded by the exons ATGGGCAGCCAGGCGCCCCAGCCTCCACCCACGCCTGCCGAGATGCTGCCGCCGCGATCGTTGCCATCGGAGCGGGCCCCTGGGGTGCCGGAGCCCGAGGAgctgtgggaggcagagatggagcGGCTGCGCTGCTCCGGGACGCCCGTGCGCGGGCTGCCCTATGCCATGATGGACAAGCGCCTCATCTG GCAGCTGCGGGAGCCCGCGGGGGTGCAGACCTTGCGCTGGCAGAGGTGGCAGCGCCGGCGGCAGACGGTGGAAAGGCGCCTGCGGGAGGCAGCGCAGAGGCTGGCCCGGGGCCTTGGGCTCTGGGAGGCGGCGCTCTACGAGATCGGGG GCCTCTTCGGCACCGGAATCCGGTCCTACTTCACCTTCCTCCGCTTCCTGCTGCTACTCAACCTGCTGAGCCTGCTGCTCACCACAAGCTTCGTGCTGCTGCCCCTGGCCTGGCTCCGCCCCCCTGACCCAGGCCCCGCCCTGAACTTGA CCCTCCAGTGCCCTGGCAGCCGCCAGTCCCAGCCTGGCGTTTTGAGGTTCCACAATCAACTTTGGCATGTTTTAACTGGCAGG GCCTTCACCAACACCTATCTCTTCTATGGTGCGTACCGAGTGGGGCCTGAGAGCAGCTCGGTGTACAGCATCCACCTGGCCTACCTCCTCAGCCCGCTGGCCTGCCTGCTCCTCTGCTTCTGTGGGACTCTGCAGCG GATGGTAAAGGGGCTGCCACAGAAGACTTTGCTGGGTCAGGGCTATCAGGCACCTCTCAGCGCCAAGGTCTTCTCCTCCTGGGACTTCTGCATCCGGGTGCAGGAAGCAGCCATCATCAAGAAGCATGAGATCAGCAACGAGTTcaag GTGGAGCTGGAGGAGGGCCGTCGCTTCCAGCTGATGCAGCAGCAGACTCAGGCCCAGAGGGCCTGCCACCTGCTCTCCTACCTGCGGGTCAACATACTCATCGGGCTTCTGGTGGTTGGGGCCATCAGCGCCATCTTCTGGGCAACCAAGTACTCACAGGACAACAAGGAG GAGTCCCTGTTTCTGCTGCTCCAGTACCTGCCCCCTGGGGTCATCGCCCTGGTCAACTTCCTGGGTCCCCTGCTGTTCACATTCCTGGTCCAGCTGGAGAACTACCCTCCCAACACAGAGGTCAATCTCACGCTGATCTG GTGCGTGGTGCTGAAGCTGGCCAGCTTGGGGATGTTCTCCTTCTCCCTGGGTCAGACCATACTGTGCATTGGCAGAGACAAGACCAGCTGTGAGTCCTACGGCTACAACGCTTGTGACTATCAG TGCTGGGAGAACTCCGTGGGGGAGGAGCTGTACAAGCTGAGTATCTTCAACTTCCTCCTCACCGTGGCCTTCGCCTTCCTGGTCACCCTGCCTCGGAG GCTGCTGGTGGACCGATTCTCAGGCCGGTTCTGGGCCTGGCTGGAACGAGAGGAGTTCCTGGTCCCCAAGAATGTGCTGGACATCGTGGCGGGGCAGACGGTCACCTGGATGGGCCTCTTCTACTGCCCCCTGCTGCCCCTGCTGAATAGcgtcttcctcttcctcaccttCTACATCAAGAAG TACACCCTCCTGAAGAACTCCAGGGCATCTTCAAGGCCCTTCCGCGCCTCCAGCTCCACCTTCTTCTTCCAGCTGGTGCTCCTCCTGGGCCTGCTTCTGGCTGCAGTGCCCCTGGGCTATGTGGTTAGCAg CATCCACTCCTCCTGGGACTGCGGCCTCTTCACCAACTATTCAGCCCCCTGGCAAGTGGTCCCGGAGCTGGTGGCCCTTGGGCTCCCACCCATTGGCCAGCGTGCCCTCCACTACCTGGGCTCCCATGCCTTCAGCTTCCCCCTCCTCATCATGCTCAG CCTCGTCCTGACGGTGTGCATCTCCCAGACCCAGGCCAATGCCAGGGACATCCACAGGCTCCGGAAGCAGCTGGTGTGG CAGGTTCAGGAGAAGTGGCACCTGGTGGAGGACCTGTCACGACTGCTGCCGGAGCCAGGCTCAAGCGACTCTCCGGGCCCCAAGTCCCCTGGCTCCCAAGCTTCGCGCCCTCGGTCCTTCTGCCCCGGATTCCCATGCCCTGGCTCCCCGGGCCCCCGGGCCCCGCCGCCGGGCCCCTCCGTTGTGGGTGCCGCGGGACTGCGTTCCACTTGCCCGGGACCGCACGGTACCCCGGCCTCCGCCCGTAGATTCCGCTTCCCCAGCGTCGCAGAGCTGTAA
- the TMC8 gene encoding transmembrane channel-like protein 8 isoform X7 produces MRSATSSSCPCPHASWQVELEEGRRFQLMQQQTQAQRACHLLSYLRVNILIGLLVVGAISAIFWATKYSQDNKEESLFLLLQYLPPGVIALVNFLGPLLFTFLVQLENYPPNTEVNLTLIWCVVLKLASLGMFSFSLGQTILCIGRDKTSCESYGYNACDYQVAGSPAEPVSPFLLPKSSPQTVQSPVPAPLVTFERSCEQDCLHHGTPPGGATAATWCSVAVLAVGLPALIPSSRPGFQPNDSIRHQARHLYHRDPPQEAKGREGRGAVSGDRSPSPAPQCWENSVGEELYKLSIFNFLLTVAFAFLVTLPRRLLVDRFSGRFWAWLEREEFLVPKNVLDIVAGQTVTWMGLFYCPLLPLLNSVFLFLTFYIKKYTLLKNSRASSRPFRASSSTFFFQLVLLLGLLLAAVPLGYVVSSIHSSWDCGLFTNYSAPWQVVPELVALGLPPIGQRALHYLGSHAFSFPLLIMLRCSGQQGPWEGAPGGKGPSFHRGGEPVHPQPGARCRKPREAGSPESLVLTVCISQTQANARDIHRLRKQLVWQVQEKWHLVEDLSRLLPEPGSSDSPGPKSPGSQASRPRSFCPGFPCPGSPGPRAPPPGPSVVGAAGLRSTCPGPHGTPASARRFRFPSVAEL; encoded by the exons ATGAGATCAGCAACGAGTTcaag CTGCCCCTGTCCCCACGCTTCCTGGCAGGTGGAGCTGGAGGAGGGCCGTCGCTTCCAGCTGATGCAGCAGCAGACTCAGGCCCAGAGGGCCTGCCACCTGCTCTCCTACCTGCGGGTCAACATACTCATCGGGCTTCTGGTGGTTGGGGCCATCAGCGCCATCTTCTGGGCAACCAAGTACTCACAGGACAACAAGGAG GAGTCCCTGTTTCTGCTGCTCCAGTACCTGCCCCCTGGGGTCATCGCCCTGGTCAACTTCCTGGGTCCCCTGCTGTTCACATTCCTGGTCCAGCTGGAGAACTACCCTCCCAACACAGAGGTCAATCTCACGCTGATCTG GTGCGTGGTGCTGAAGCTGGCCAGCTTGGGGATGTTCTCCTTCTCCCTGGGTCAGACCATACTGTGCATTGGCAGAGACAAGACCAGCTGTGAGTCCTACGGCTACAACGCTTGTGACTATCAGGTGGCTGGCAGCCCGGCGGAGCctgtctctcccttccttctccccaaaAGCTCCCCTCAAACTGTGCAGAGCCCTGTTCCTGCCCCTTTAGTCACCTTTGAGAGAAGCTGTGAGCAGGACTGCCTGCACCATGGCACACCTCCAGGGGGCGCCACTGCTGCCACATGGTGTAGCGTGGCTGTCCTGGCTGTGGGGCTTCCTGCTCTAATCCCATCCTCAAGGCCTGGGTTTCAACCTAACGATTCTATCAGACACCAGGCAAGGCACCTGTACCACAGAGACCCCCCACAGGAGGCTAAGGGAAGGGAGGGCCGGGGGGCCGTGAGTGGTGACAGGTCCCCTTCCCCTGCACCCCAGTGCTGGGAGAACTCCGTGGGGGAGGAGCTGTACAAGCTGAGTATCTTCAACTTCCTCCTCACCGTGGCCTTCGCCTTCCTGGTCACCCTGCCTCGGAG GCTGCTGGTGGACCGATTCTCAGGCCGGTTCTGGGCCTGGCTGGAACGAGAGGAGTTCCTGGTCCCCAAGAATGTGCTGGACATCGTGGCGGGGCAGACGGTCACCTGGATGGGCCTCTTCTACTGCCCCCTGCTGCCCCTGCTGAATAGcgtcttcctcttcctcaccttCTACATCAAGAAG TACACCCTCCTGAAGAACTCCAGGGCATCTTCAAGGCCCTTCCGCGCCTCCAGCTCCACCTTCTTCTTCCAGCTGGTGCTCCTCCTGGGCCTGCTTCTGGCTGCAGTGCCCCTGGGCTATGTGGTTAGCAg CATCCACTCCTCCTGGGACTGCGGCCTCTTCACCAACTATTCAGCCCCCTGGCAAGTGGTCCCGGAGCTGGTGGCCCTTGGGCTCCCACCCATTGGCCAGCGTGCCCTCCACTACCTGGGCTCCCATGCCTTCAGCTTCCCCCTCCTCATCATGCTCAGGTGCTCAGGGCAGCAGGGGCCATGGGAGGGGGCACCTGGAGGGAAAGGTCCTTCCTTCCATAGGGGTGGTGAGCCTGTGCACCCCCAACCAGGAGCCAGATGCAGAAAGCCAAGGGAAGCAGGGTCCCCTGAAAG CCTCGTCCTGACGGTGTGCATCTCCCAGACCCAGGCCAATGCCAGGGACATCCACAGGCTCCGGAAGCAGCTGGTGTGG CAGGTTCAGGAGAAGTGGCACCTGGTGGAGGACCTGTCACGACTGCTGCCGGAGCCAGGCTCAAGCGACTCTCCGGGCCCCAAGTCCCCTGGCTCCCAAGCTTCGCGCCCTCGGTCCTTCTGCCCCGGATTCCCATGCCCTGGCTCCCCGGGCCCCCGGGCCCCGCCGCCGGGCCCCTCCGTTGTGGGTGCCGCGGGACTGCGTTCCACTTGCCCGGGACCGCACGGTACCCCGGCCTCCGCCCGTAGATTCCGCTTCCCCAGCGTCGCAGAGCTGTAA
- the TMC8 gene encoding transmembrane channel-like protein 8 isoform X5, which yields MGSQAPQPPPTPAEMLPPRSLPSERAPGVPEPEELWEAEMERLRCSGTPVRGLPYAMMDKRLIWQLREPAGVQTLRWQRWQRRRQTVERRLREAAQRLARGLGLWEAALYEIGGLFGTGIRSYFTFLRFLLLLNLLSLLLTTSFVLLPLAWLRPPDPGPALNLTLQCPGSRQSQPGVLRFHNQLWHVLTGRAFTNTYLFYGAYRVGPESSSVYSIHLAYLLSPLACLLLCFCGTLQRMVKGLPQKTLLGQGYQAPLSAKVFSSWDFCIRVQEAAIIKKHEISNEFKVELEEGRRFQLMQQQTQAQRACHLLSYLRVNILIGLLVVGAISAIFWATKYSQDNKEESLFLLLQYLPPGVIALVNFLGPLLFTFLVQLENYPPNTEVNLTLIWCVVLKLASLGMFSFSLGQTILCIGRDKTSCESYGYNACDYQCWENSVGEELYKLSIFNFLLTVAFAFLVTLPRRLLVDRFSGRFWAWLEREEFLVPKNVLDIVAGQTVTWMGLFYCPLLPLLNSVFLFLTFYIKKYTLLKNSRASSRPFRASSSTFFFQLVLLLGLLLAAVPLGYVVSSIHSSWDCGLFTNYSAPWQVVPELVALGLPPIGQRALHYLGSHAFSFPLLIMLRCSGQQGPWEGAPGGKGPSFHRGGEPVHPQPGARCRKPREAGSPESLVLTVCISQTQANARDIHRLRKQLVWQVQEKWHLVEDLSRLLPEPGSSDSPGPKSPGSQASRPRSFCPGFPCPGSPGPRAPPPGPSVVGAAGLRSTCPGPHGTPASARRFRFPSVAEL from the exons ATGGGCAGCCAGGCGCCCCAGCCTCCACCCACGCCTGCCGAGATGCTGCCGCCGCGATCGTTGCCATCGGAGCGGGCCCCTGGGGTGCCGGAGCCCGAGGAgctgtgggaggcagagatggagcGGCTGCGCTGCTCCGGGACGCCCGTGCGCGGGCTGCCCTATGCCATGATGGACAAGCGCCTCATCTG GCAGCTGCGGGAGCCCGCGGGGGTGCAGACCTTGCGCTGGCAGAGGTGGCAGCGCCGGCGGCAGACGGTGGAAAGGCGCCTGCGGGAGGCAGCGCAGAGGCTGGCCCGGGGCCTTGGGCTCTGGGAGGCGGCGCTCTACGAGATCGGGG GCCTCTTCGGCACCGGAATCCGGTCCTACTTCACCTTCCTCCGCTTCCTGCTGCTACTCAACCTGCTGAGCCTGCTGCTCACCACAAGCTTCGTGCTGCTGCCCCTGGCCTGGCTCCGCCCCCCTGACCCAGGCCCCGCCCTGAACTTGA CCCTCCAGTGCCCTGGCAGCCGCCAGTCCCAGCCTGGCGTTTTGAGGTTCCACAATCAACTTTGGCATGTTTTAACTGGCAGG GCCTTCACCAACACCTATCTCTTCTATGGTGCGTACCGAGTGGGGCCTGAGAGCAGCTCGGTGTACAGCATCCACCTGGCCTACCTCCTCAGCCCGCTGGCCTGCCTGCTCCTCTGCTTCTGTGGGACTCTGCAGCG GATGGTAAAGGGGCTGCCACAGAAGACTTTGCTGGGTCAGGGCTATCAGGCACCTCTCAGCGCCAAGGTCTTCTCCTCCTGGGACTTCTGCATCCGGGTGCAGGAAGCAGCCATCATCAAGAAGCATGAGATCAGCAACGAGTTcaag GTGGAGCTGGAGGAGGGCCGTCGCTTCCAGCTGATGCAGCAGCAGACTCAGGCCCAGAGGGCCTGCCACCTGCTCTCCTACCTGCGGGTCAACATACTCATCGGGCTTCTGGTGGTTGGGGCCATCAGCGCCATCTTCTGGGCAACCAAGTACTCACAGGACAACAAGGAG GAGTCCCTGTTTCTGCTGCTCCAGTACCTGCCCCCTGGGGTCATCGCCCTGGTCAACTTCCTGGGTCCCCTGCTGTTCACATTCCTGGTCCAGCTGGAGAACTACCCTCCCAACACAGAGGTCAATCTCACGCTGATCTG GTGCGTGGTGCTGAAGCTGGCCAGCTTGGGGATGTTCTCCTTCTCCCTGGGTCAGACCATACTGTGCATTGGCAGAGACAAGACCAGCTGTGAGTCCTACGGCTACAACGCTTGTGACTATCAG TGCTGGGAGAACTCCGTGGGGGAGGAGCTGTACAAGCTGAGTATCTTCAACTTCCTCCTCACCGTGGCCTTCGCCTTCCTGGTCACCCTGCCTCGGAG GCTGCTGGTGGACCGATTCTCAGGCCGGTTCTGGGCCTGGCTGGAACGAGAGGAGTTCCTGGTCCCCAAGAATGTGCTGGACATCGTGGCGGGGCAGACGGTCACCTGGATGGGCCTCTTCTACTGCCCCCTGCTGCCCCTGCTGAATAGcgtcttcctcttcctcaccttCTACATCAAGAAG TACACCCTCCTGAAGAACTCCAGGGCATCTTCAAGGCCCTTCCGCGCCTCCAGCTCCACCTTCTTCTTCCAGCTGGTGCTCCTCCTGGGCCTGCTTCTGGCTGCAGTGCCCCTGGGCTATGTGGTTAGCAg CATCCACTCCTCCTGGGACTGCGGCCTCTTCACCAACTATTCAGCCCCCTGGCAAGTGGTCCCGGAGCTGGTGGCCCTTGGGCTCCCACCCATTGGCCAGCGTGCCCTCCACTACCTGGGCTCCCATGCCTTCAGCTTCCCCCTCCTCATCATGCTCAGGTGCTCAGGGCAGCAGGGGCCATGGGAGGGGGCACCTGGAGGGAAAGGTCCTTCCTTCCATAGGGGTGGTGAGCCTGTGCACCCCCAACCAGGAGCCAGATGCAGAAAGCCAAGGGAAGCAGGGTCCCCTGAAAG CCTCGTCCTGACGGTGTGCATCTCCCAGACCCAGGCCAATGCCAGGGACATCCACAGGCTCCGGAAGCAGCTGGTGTGG CAGGTTCAGGAGAAGTGGCACCTGGTGGAGGACCTGTCACGACTGCTGCCGGAGCCAGGCTCAAGCGACTCTCCGGGCCCCAAGTCCCCTGGCTCCCAAGCTTCGCGCCCTCGGTCCTTCTGCCCCGGATTCCCATGCCCTGGCTCCCCGGGCCCCCGGGCCCCGCCGCCGGGCCCCTCCGTTGTGGGTGCCGCGGGACTGCGTTCCACTTGCCCGGGACCGCACGGTACCCCGGCCTCCGCCCGTAGATTCCGCTTCCCCAGCGTCGCAGAGCTGTAA